The genomic interval AACAACCGGATGCCCAGCTTGCGCCGCGCCTCGCGGACCTCGGGCTCCGCGTCCGACTTCGCGGCCGCCACGCTCAACAAATAATCGCGGTCCGCGCGCAACGCGCTGGCCACCTCCTCCGGAAATCGCGAGCGCTCGGGGCTGGGCCACAACAACGTCGCCCCAATGAGCGCCAGTCCCCCCCCCAGCAAGGTATTGGAGATACGGACCCCGGCGAGCTCCCAATCCCCTGTCTGGATTTCAGCCAGCAACACCAGCGCGGGCGCGAGGAGCACCTGGAAGGCCGACAGACTGAGCGGCTTCACGGCGATGGCCACGGCGAAGAACGCCATGATGGCGAAGAGGAGCACGGCGGGGTCACGCACCAATACGACGAGTCCCGCCGCCAGCGCTCCACCCAACAACGTGCCCGCCGCACGCTCCAGTCCCCGGCGGAACGTCATCCCCGAGTACGGTTGGAGCACGACAATGACAGTGATGATGACCCAGTAGCCATGGTCCAGCTTCAGCACACGCACGAGCGCGGTGGCGAGCGCCGCGGTGACACCCAATCTCAGCGCATGGCGGAAGATGACCGAGTCAGGACTCAGATTGTCCCGAAGCGGCTCCAGCAAGGGCCGGCCTCGCTGTGACGCGGGATGAGGCCCCACCGGCAGGTCCAGCTCGACGGGGTGGCCATCCTCGAGATGGTCCGCCACATCCAGCAGCGCATTCGAGTACTCGCGCACCCGGACCAGCAAGGCAATGGCATGCGAGTACGCCGCACGCGCGGAGTCTGGAAGTGCCCCTTCCGCCACCAGCGCGGCCATCGCGCGGCGCACGCGGTCCGGGTTCCACGTCGAGGGAGAAACCTCCTGCCGCTCCTGCTCCAACGCGAGGGCGATGTGGCGCAAGTCCCGAGCATGCTCCGCGCAGGCGCGGTGTATCTCCGCGCGAAGCACATGGTAGCGCGCCTCACGAGGCGCCACCTCGAGGGTCTCGGGCAGCGCCACCAGCAACGCGAGCAACGCATCCGCGCCTTCGAGCAGCACGAGCAGATGCTCCCCCCGGTCACTCTCCCCCACCCGGGAGCGGCGGGTGGACGCAAGCACATCGCGCGCATTCTCCAATGACTGACGCGTACGCGATTCCCAATCCACCACCTCGACCACATTGACGGGCGCGAGAGGCCCTTCGAGCGGCCACCGCCCCACTTCCTCCGCGCGGTCCGCCAGCTCCCGATAACAACGGGCGATGGCGACACGCGCGGGGCGATAGGGCCGCAGCGGCCACAACACCAACGCCAGGGTCATCGCCCACAGCCCACCCAGAATGAACAACCCCGAGCGAGTGAGCGCGGCCGACAGGTCCCGAGCGGGCAGCGCCAGCGACACCACCGTGTAGTTCGCGAGCACCACGCCCATCAATCCCGGCGTGTCTCCATACGAGCGGCCAAAGCCACACGCGGTGACCCAGACCAGGGTGAAGAGAACAGACGCCCAGACCGACAGATGCAACGCGGAGACGAGCCCCATCACCGCCCCCAGCAGGGTCATCGCCCCCATGGTGACGGCCCTGTCCCGATAAGGCCCTCCGCGGTCGACGAGCGTGACGAAGAGCCCCGCCATGCCCGCCCAGGTCGCCGCGGGCAGATGCTGTATCGCCGCGATGACCATGGGCACCCCCACGGCCAGCGCCGCGCGAAGTCCCGCCCCCAGGTCAGGGCGCGTGCGCTCCACACGGAAGACGGACTCGACGTGGCGCCAGAGGGTGTTCATCGAACGACGGACTCCCTCTTCACACGCAGCGCCCCACCCACGGCCTCGCGCGCATCAGACGTCCCCACCCATCCACTCCACGACGCCAGGTCCCGCCACGGCGCGGAAGCAGTCCACGAACCAGGCCGCCGCCATGCGTGCCGCGTGGACCCGCGGCTCCACCTCGGGGAACCCTCGACTGGCCCCTTCGACCAACTGAAGCGCCTTGCGCGTGTCTCCCCCCAACCCCGACAACACACTGCGCACCAACGTCACCCGGTCCGCGTCGTCCCCCGCGCCCAGGAGCAACGTGGGCACTCGCACCTCTGGCAGGAACACTCCCGCCAGGTCCGGCCGGCCGCCCAATGTGACGACCGCCTGCACCCCTTGAGGCCGATGCGCCGCGGCCACGAGCACCGCGGCCGAGCCCAGTCCCGCCCCGAGATAACCCATGGGCAACAGTGACAACACATCATCACGCTGCAACCAATCGCGAGCCACCTCCAGCCGGTACGCGATGAGCTCCGCATGCGCGCCCTCGCGCACCGTCCAGTCCTCGGCCAGCTCCTCGTCCGCCGTGCGCCACGCCAGCTCCAGCGTCACCAGCCCGGCGGAGTGAAGGACCTCGCGCACGGGAGCCCCCAGCGGCCCATCCTCGTCGCTGACGAGCAACACCAGGCCGCCCGCCCGCTCCGGAACACACAGCCGCCCCGAGAGCAGGCGGCCGGCAACACCGACCTCCACGTCACGCTGGTGTACGCGCATTGACACTCCTCCCACGGAGCAAGGGCACCACGCGGGCCCGGAGCCGTCCCCTCAAGCTGGGGACCCTCCTCGCCAACGGCAGCGCCCTCACGCCTGGAGGTGGTGCAAGCCGGCGTCCAAGCGCCAGGCCTCCACGCTCACACCGCCTCGCGCTCCGGTCCCGGGTCCTCGCCGTCCTCCGGAAACGCGGCGGGCGCATCGTCCTGGAACGAGCTGGGCAACAAGCTGAACGGCAACACCTTGGCCAGCGCCGCCAGCAGCAGGAAGCCTCCCGGAGCCGCGAAGATGGCGAGCGCGGGAATCGCCTTGGCCACGTCGATGAGCTGCGCGCGCATGCGCTGCCGCTCGTCACCGGTGAGCGTCTGGCGCCGAGCCACCTTCGTGAGCAGCACCGCCAGGTCCCCTGTCTCGCGGACCTCCTGCATCAGCCGGTAGAAGTTCTTCTCCAGCGCCTCCTGCATGCCCGCCACCATGTCGTCACCCATGGCGCTGGCCGCGTCCCTCACCGTGAACACATCCACGAT from Myxococcus stipitatus carries:
- a CDS encoding FUSC family protein — translated: MNTLWRHVESVFRVERTRPDLGAGLRAALAVGVPMVIAAIQHLPAATWAGMAGLFVTLVDRGGPYRDRAVTMGAMTLLGAVMGLVSALHLSVWASVLFTLVWVTACGFGRSYGDTPGLMGVVLANYTVVSLALPARDLSAALTRSGLFILGGLWAMTLALVLWPLRPYRPARVAIARCYRELADRAEEVGRWPLEGPLAPVNVVEVVDWESRTRQSLENARDVLASTRRSRVGESDRGEHLLVLLEGADALLALLVALPETLEVAPREARYHVLRAEIHRACAEHARDLRHIALALEQERQEVSPSTWNPDRVRRAMAALVAEGALPDSARAAYSHAIALLVRVREYSNALLDVADHLEDGHPVELDLPVGPHPASQRGRPLLEPLRDNLSPDSVIFRHALRLGVTAALATALVRVLKLDHGYWVIITVIVVLQPYSGMTFRRGLERAAGTLLGGALAAGLVVLVRDPAVLLFAIMAFFAVAIAVKPLSLSAFQVLLAPALVLLAEIQTGDWELAGVRISNTLLGGGLALIGATLLWPSPERSRFPEEVASALRADRDYLLSVAAAKSDAEPEVREARRKLGIRLLSAEASFQRLMIEWRGSSRQLEPTMALLAYARRFGAAVTAVAASLQWHGRHDLSPVASYAGGVLEDLALAVEHRRAPSPLPRTWVMGESTDALFSTQMERLVRQLTVLHHATVRAAPQLSP
- a CDS encoding alpha/beta hydrolase, translating into MRVHQRDVEVGVAGRLLSGRLCVPERAGGLVLLVSDEDGPLGAPVREVLHSAGLVTLELAWRTADEELAEDWTVREGAHAELIAYRLEVARDWLQRDDVLSLLPMGYLGAGLGSAAVLVAAAHRPQGVQAVVTLGGRPDLAGVFLPEVRVPTLLLGAGDDADRVTLVRSVLSGLGGDTRKALQLVEGASRGFPEVEPRVHAARMAAAWFVDCFRAVAGPGVVEWMGGDV